A segment of the Calditrichota bacterium genome:
AGAGCGGCAAGATGTTTCAGACCAATAAAAAACGCATCGTCACTTTCTCCGCCATTTCGCTGACGGACATTGTGCTGCTATTGCTGATTTTTTTCCTGCTGTCATCTTCGTTTTTCGTGCAGCCCGGTTTGAAAATCAATTTGCCCAAAGCAGTCACCGGGCAGATTGAAGAAAAAAACCGCGTTTATCTCACGCTGACGCGCTCCGAAATGATTTACCTCAACAACGTGCCGGTGGTGAAAAATGAACTGG
Coding sequences within it:
- a CDS encoding biopolymer transporter ExbD — its product is MFQTNKKRIVTFSAISLTDIVLLLLIFFLLSSSFFVQPGLKINLPKAVTGQIEEKNRVYLTLTRSEMIYLNNVPVVKNELGFKLKQQLKNNPDKLVVIRADKDLTLDFTVEIIDIAKLAGAEKFLIATQPGERL